cacattggatagaaaagtaaaggttgaacatctTATAAGTAGAGGACCCATTAATCCATTGTCTTAAGGTTTTGTGTAAGAGTGTGACGTCTCTCTCACTTGTGCGGTTGTTCTAACCTCGATGTGGATGATCTTCCGAGCTCCCCTCGTGACCTACTATATGAACTAAATTGGagaaaaaatgattgtttgtcGACTAAATTATCGatattgatttatttggttGGAAAACGTAGAAGGCCTTTGGAttaagtgttttatttttttggtagtgagaTTAAGTGTATTTTGTTTATGCACATAGATACATACATTcagaaatcaaattaaaaactaaagaTAATATAGATGCCGACTCATAGATGGAACTATTAATATGGGGAGCCCATAGCAAATACATTGTTGCTATAAAAGTACAATATTATAGCACTATGGAAATAAATATGCATATACTTAGAGCTTAAGAATTCGAGATAGTGGAGATATACATGAGTAGGTAATGCCTTGTGTCAATTTTTAtgcaatttgtttataaaaactCCCTTGataaataatcattaaaatttATACAGCTGAGTGAAGGGATTGGGTTTCCGGATCATAACATTCAACCTTGTAATTTAGATATTTTAGTTATGACTTGTAGAATTTCTCCaatcttttttataagaaaaaaaagattaataaaacagatatatttgatctatattattaactaaatacatcaactttcttaACCTATTTATCTCATATAAGAAAAGTTCACAAGAGTATattgcattatatatatatgttttgccTCTCACGCGGTTTGTTAATCAATAACACTTCTCACATCAGTCAcaataatataaagttatgcaAGTGCGCTTAGAAAagtgtaatttaatttttgaacaaTGAAAAAGTGTCATTAACAAGATAAATTGTGTTTACCCCTTATTTGGGAAAATAAAGGGTAACTTTGTATTATTGTGAAAGAGATAACTTTATATTACACTTCTCCAAGAGGTAAACAAGGGGTtgtacgaaaaaaaaaaaaaaagggggggaAAATATAGAAgctaaattgatattttttttttgtctgtgAAAGAAAATGCTAAATTGATAATGAGTGTAATTATAGAGCCTATATATTTTCCCCTTCATCTTCTCGGAAGTAAGAGGAAAGATAAATCTAAATTGATAATCAAAGCTATATTTTGGTGCAAAATGGATGTTTGTCATTTATATGCTAAACTTCGAGTTTTAGACGAAGTGATCTTGATATTTTGAAGTTTGTGAAAGGATAAAAAGTTTGATCGATGATTGttacaattaaaatttaatctcgaattatcttaaattatttgtttttatttaaatttattaaccactaaaattcaataatttgactaggaattttttttaaactttatatAGTGCGTACATATTTCTTTTGTAGAAAAATCACTAGTTAAAATTTCCCATAACTCTAGATTTCTCCACAAGCTTTGGTCACTTGGACCCTCCTCCCTATGAGACTAATATTTGCTCAAATACTTAGGTCACAACTTGAAGCTTTGGTCATTTGGACCGTccctattttttatataaatcatcGGAAGTAGGAAAATGGTGTCTACCCCTTATTAGGGAAAATAGTGAGATTCAATAGAAGGTGGCATGTCTTTAGTAAAAAATAGAAGGTACCATGTTAGAAAATTATGTGAATATTAACtattataatcaaatcaaagcAAAATCATAGAAGTACATGACAACAAAAGAGCATCTTTTCACGTTGCTTATATCCCCAATTAACATAGTGACCCTAGCtaattaaagtgaaaataagttaaaatataccTACCCATTTCctattttagtcattttcttATATGCCTCATTCTACGAGGCTTTCTCTCAACTTGACACAAGTTGGATCATTGTGCCACACAGCACAAACAAATACCTTTAACCTATACTTCTTTATCAACAAAACTTtgatattaaaacaaattaaatcctAAAAGCTTAGCCAAATTATGagtaaaataatatcataaaatGCACTTTTGAAAAGACTTGAAGTTTTAAAGTGTAATTAAGCACCCTAAAAAAGTGTAATAGTAGCTCTAAACAAAGGATTAGTCTCATTATAATTGCCCAAAATAGAGAAGAACAAAAGGAGGATTTCATTAATATTCACATCTCCATTGACATAATAATCCACTCAATCacctaaaataaatacaaacaaagaagaagaaaaatgatgatgaaaaaagaaaaacctaaCAACAATTGGTATacttacacatttttttttctacatcAAAATTGCATATCTCATGCTATCATTTACCATGAGATGATTCATTTCAGAAATTTGTGAAAATTCACCACCACTCACCCAAGCACCATCAGAACCATTAACTTGAGGATGAGAAACACATGATAGTATTGATATAGGAGCTTGAAGAATACTAAACACAATATTCCCCCAACCATGTTGTGATCTTCTTCTCCTTTCATGACCAAATATTTGTACCTCAACAATATTGTTTCCTTGTTGGAACATGTTTTCATCAGCCACCTTTGAACTCTTTCTTGTGTTGTTAAGGTTTCTCAAGAGATGCCACATAGCTAGAATTTTTTTGAGTTTAATGGAGAATaagattttgatttcttaagAGAAAACAAAGGGTTTTTGAAGTTGGAACTTGTAAGTAGAAATTCTTTATCCAAGGCTTTtaataagggtattttggtgGCGGTGTTACCTTGGTAGCTAGTGCTTGTATTTATCACATAAAGTTTGttagtgcattttttttttgttaatattaaaaaaaaaaaaaaaaagagattgcAACATTTTCTCTTCCCATTAATCAAATGTGGGGTCCACTGAGCCCAACTTGATGGAAAAGGGGCCTAATTGCATTAAAAGTCTCTTTAAGTCTTTTATCTTTGGAAATTTTGTTTACTTACTTTATAGCTTgagttttattttcttcctcttttgtACATCAATTTGATAACTTAGTTTTGTCAAAAGAGAAGATGGAAATTTTAAGGTATTGTAGCTTTACTCTTTACAGTTCATTTGGCTACAAGTTGAAGAGTTCTTTGTACGTCCTCTAAAACTTTGGATAAAAAAGTTTAGCTATTCATCTTATCAGAAAGGGAAATGTCCcataataatttgaagttcgatcttgagataaatataatttgataaaaaaaatgtttcattcAGAAATCAAATTCGGGTTTTCTCAAACAATTCGTCATTTGATGGATAATTTTTAGAGATTTCACTATTACcacaatttagtttttttttactcatttacaaacaaactaaaattgacaaaactcatttacaaaattttgtttagcGCACACACACCAAACaactcaaatataaaataattaacatctccatttctctttttttcatttacttCAAAACAAGGAGAGGTGAGTTTTCAAATAATATTGCAATTTGTTAAGTGCATTAGGAGTTAGGACCACTAATTTGAATAACTCCACTAACTCTTCTTCTCTTActtcatttcatttaaatttttcaattgaTATTCTGAACGTAATCGTGGATCATGCAAGTCCACATTTATTTtcaattggtaatttgaaagaTTATGGTTTGACTTCCATTGCATAAGTAATGATGATTTAGACTTATGAGACTTCTGGTGGCATCTTGAACATGAACTTATCTTTTGTGGTCTTAAATGAATCCAATGTTGGCCCAACATATATGGAGGTCAAAGGcaaattttaagatattttaaaatagaaattatttattaagttaATATAATCATTGTgcagaaaatattaatttaaaatattaattttgaaatttttattaattttaatttttaaaatagaaattatttattaaattaatataatcaTTGTGAAgacaatattaattttgaaattttttattaattttaattttaaaaaagtagaaTATGAGGTCTTTTTAATGActaaagaatttatattttaaaaatagtagaatatgaatttatattttttggacaATAGTTTTTTATGGCCTTACCTTACCCCTTATGTTGGCCTTCATTGAATTATACAACTCATAGCATTAGTTGTTTGTTACAAACAATTCATAAGCTTCTCCATGGGTCAAAACAagttgactttttttttgacagctCAAAACTAGTTGACTTAGAACTAGAAGACATTGCATACTAATTATTTGGCTTAAATTATAATTAAGCTTAAAGTACACATTAtgcacattaattaattaaacgtgCAATTTTATctacatgttggttttccacTAGTTGATAAGACTTTATTTAGTGGAGCAACAGTACTTTCATTGACATATGACCACAACTTGTGTATTACATTTTTGGAATGGTGTATTGACTCTAGATTTGTGTGACaacccaattttttttgcagtattttaattaatgaatttaTCTTCTCATAAATGGCTAATGTCTATCTATGGAAAAGGGGGAGGATTTGGCAACACTACTCTCTTTGAAACATTCTATTTATTATTAGAAAATTTATAGGTAAATTTTAGGGTAGGGGTTAGTTTTTAAGTGGAagagatttttttaatgaagaaaaaagaagtttatattaggttaaaattcaTTCTCTAGTACAAAATATGATAGGTTGATGCCGAATACAGGATAAGATCAAAGTTTATAAAGGAGAAAATATTATGAGAGCACAtcaaacatcaaaataaagaaacatGTAAACTCTTAAAGAATAAAGGATTCTAGTGTATCATTACCAATTTAATGCATCTTAGACAAACCACGACCAAAGCTCCAGCAACAAAGACAAAGAACTCATAAAGAAGAATAACAAAACATCCACCAAAGGACGAACTTCAGATGAGATAACCAATTAAATTGATcaagaattgaataaaaaattaacacctTAAGATCCCACTCCATGTCACTAACGAGCTGCCGAACAAGCGAAGACAATGTGAAGAATGAGTCGTCTGATTTTGAACAACTTAGATTAAGATTCTTTGCATTCACACCATTGACATCTTCACATAGTTCGATCTTTAGTCAAAAAAACTTAGATTTTGAACACAATAAATCAAGTTTTAAAAGTCTTAATAAGTTTGCTTGAAGTATGAGTCGTCTGATTTTGATTGGTTAATGCTGATTGTGCAAATGCAGGACATTCCTAATCGTTGCAAGTTTGTTTTTCTTATCTACTATATGAATATCAGTCATGGACGGTTATGATTCACTTGTGAAATTCtaattcaaatccaaatccaacCTAATGATTAATCACGCCACCCAACTCTAATAAGATGAGTAGCTAAACCTTTTTGTCCAAAGCTTTAGAGGACGTACAAAGGACCCTTCAACTTGTCCAAACCTTTTTGTCCCTTGAGAATAGGAGGGTTAGCCAAAAAAACCTTACAAATTGATGCACCCATAACCAACTAAGTCCCAAGTAAAATTTCACTTGAAGAATTATGGTTTACAATTTTGATCACACTCATCGGAAAACTTGTACATATTGGAAATATATTTTGTGGGGTTGaactcaaatgaaaaaaaagggATAAAATAGGAATTATTTATGCTTTGTAGGGGTGAAGGCATGAATGTAGGTGTATAGGGTAAAATTTCCCCAAATACGACTGGGTCAGAGGAGACACTATAGAACAGGCCTATCAGCCATGACCGAAGAATTTCAGTCGGGCCTTTTTACATTATTCAATCAGATTAcaactttttaagaaaattgctcttctccatTCCAAATTGCTCATTCTCTGAAAAATGTCCAACATAAGTTAATTTACGCTCGACTTTTTACGTTAGACATTTTTCAGCATCACAGAGGCACTTTTAAGATCGATgaatgagaaaagaaaaaaaagggagaagagcaattttcactTTCTAATTATCTTTTACCAGTAGTTTGTTTTCTTTACTAAGTTAAGAGAAGAACTTTCTTTATATGGTAGGACTAATCTTTTCAAGCAATGAAATTCGAATGAATTTTGACTAGGGGTGTTCACGGTGCAGTTTAGTTCGGTTTTGAGCATAAAAGTCATTCAAACCGCGAGATAAAAAATCATGCGGtttagtttggttcggttgatttttaaaaagtcctccaaaccaaaccaaaccaatgcggcttggattggttcggtttgtgCGGTTTATcgcgagataaaaaaaatattacattaactctaatattgccaacttgttacaaaataaacataggaGTTCTAGCCAGattaaaaccaaacaaaacttataacaaaataggtaaaattaagaagaaacataagcgtgaaacaaattattgggaagaaaagaaaataaattcatcATTGGAAATGAATTAAAGGAGATGAAAAAGAATTAGAATCGAACGTGATGGTGCAACAATGGAAAAATCGAATTAAAAGAGATTATTCTTAGGCTATGTAATTGGGCTAGTACAAGTTTAAGTAATATTTCTTAttcttgcggtttggtttggtttggttcggttgctgaGATACAAACCGCAAATCAAACCGAACCTCACGGTTCAGTGCAAAAGTCATCCAAATTCATCTAAACCAAGTGCGATTTTTTGCGGTTTCGATTTGGATTAGTTTGGTTTACGATTTTTCTGTTGAGTTGATttggttttgaacacccctaattttgaccaataaaaatttGTTGTGATTATACACCGACTATAACAGTTAAATATCACGTCAATAAATTATATCATCTCAAAGTAAATTTTAGACAAAATTGAGAGGCTTCAAAATCGGGAGATGGACTAccaaattcaaaaagaaaaacataaagtgCGACAATTGCTAAAAACAACGTGAAAggcaaaaatcacaaaatcatgATATTTGGTGAGTttaaagtgcaattaagcctcaATTTAAGTAGACCTTTAGCTTTTGACTGTGTTTCATTGAAATTAATAATCACATAAGGAAGCTATTGTTTCTTCAAGAAGTCCTTGGAACATTGTTTTATACTTGTCCATCATGTGTTTTTGGATGGTAGTGTGAGGACGTTTCAATTGCAGTAGTGAGTTAGCAATCAATTTCTTGAGGTTTCATCACTTTTCCTTGACAAAGTTTTCACACCAGATTTCCTCATATGTGTGTAAAAGCATAGCAAAATATGTGTTAGTCATGCCAATACTactaaagaaaatgttaaagcATAGAAAAATATCTCATTTTGGCATGATCACAAGCACAACAGACACTCATAAATGCATATATGTCATCGTTGCAACCTAATGTCGATTGCTTCCACCACCTTGCATAACGCTTGGTAACATCTGCCTCAAATAATCTTGGtggaaaatacaaatttttatcaaatatgAGACTGCGGTAGTTTTTCTAAGCAATTGATTTAGTCTCATTTAACCTAAGCACATAACTTGGAACATCTTGATCAATTCTAAATTACATAGCATCTCTATGTGGTAGATATTGTTCAATAGAGTCAAATCCAATTAGCTAGGAAACTCTCAAGCATGTAACAAATAACATCATTATGAAACAAAGAATTTTTCACCAAGTagcaagaaaaaacaaaaatggacAACCAAGTAACAAGGAACGTTTCATGCTGAATTTCACTTTCAGTATTAAAGAAAATATCCAAGGTTCTTGTCTTGCAAGTATCAATTTCTTTTCCACCTCTCTCATTTCTTGGTCTTCAACTGTGGTGAAAACAGGATCATCAAGTATAGGATAAGTGGATAACCCCCAAAACCATGATATCTTCAAAAGTGATTGTTGCTACACCAAGTGGAAACACAAATGTATTGGTCTTACAACACCATTTCTCAACAACCCTAAATAACAAGTTATGATTTTTATGTATGTAGCATTTAGTACTCATTATATTAATGTTCAAACTCATTGAGTTAAGTTTTAAACTCTTTGAGGGTAGTAAGTTCATGAATTGAGTTTGCACTATCCTTCAAAAAGCTCAATTTTTTACTAAGAAACTGTGAGGGGGTTAAAGCTTGAAACGACACTACCAAGGTTGAgacatttattttttcttaaaaaaattgttggtttCACAACTTAAGCAAATGTTCAGGAGGCGAAATTGTTTATAATAGTAGTAACTAGTAAGCATGTTTTGGGAAATTTCATTTCGCAAAAGCGTTAGTCTTGCACATGAAGGTGAAATGCGTGCAGAAAAGTGAGTATCTCTGAGTTATCTATTTTTGTCTTTGTAACATATATCTAAAGTGCATGTAGATAGATAAAGGGCGTACAAGTCCCTTTGAGCTTAACTCACTTGATAAGGGATAATGTATATTTATGGAGGTGTGACTGAGGTTCGAACCACAGACACCctacttattcacctttaaggtgaatttctttAACCATtgaactacttgacaaaaaaaatgataaagggcatacaaaaataatttttcctctttttaaGTAAACATGAAaggagaaaaaattattttttgtacactCTTTATCTATTATTCTACTccaagaaagaaatagaaatgaagaaagtgaagtgatagaaagagaaagataatccttaaaaaatggaagagaaagataaagaaaaaaaaattgagcccATGAATAGATGTAGGAAAAGCTAAGGTGTTACACATATAAGAGTTGATAAAAGGAGACCCAaccattctttaaaaaaaaaaacgggagAGCCAAACATATAATGTGTTACTCGAGGGGTGTATATGCATTGGTCTACCCAAAAAATGGTAAACCCATcttaaaaaacctaaaattaatgtatttcgAGTAAAATCAACTCAAATACCCTACTTAGCTAACAatgttaacatttttattttaacatgaaAGACAAAGAAtactaaagatttttttttaacacgccaaaatgagatatataaataaatagaagtTTTGCTCCCTAGCACAAGATATGTCCAAAGAAGCAAAACAAGGTTACATCAAAGAGTCTAagaatcaaaaaataaataagaaaagtaCAACAGACAATCCCCAAACACACAAGGGGTTGCTGCCACCACATATATGAAAGCCAAAAGGAAAGCAAACATTTTTAACTTTCAACCACCGAAGAGATGTGATCTTAACCTTTTCCAGAAGCTGCACAGTCGTGTTGGTCTTGTTAGCAAAGAGTCTATGGTTCCTTTCATTCCAAAGAACCCAAATGCAACAAAGCCAAATCAAATGTAAGAAGGACCGGCGCGGAACATAACCACGTGAAGATAAAACAAATTGAGCAAAATGATCTGTAGATTGTTGAGGATCCACTGAATACACACCCAACCAAGACTTAACAAGCTGCCATAGGTTGCCGAAAAAAGGACAATGGATTATAATATGTTCTAAAGTTTCACTTTGGCCACTACCTGATACACACAATAGGTTGTTATTTGATAATGCCTCGTCGCACCAAGTTGTCTTTTGTCGGCCATCTATTGCGGAAGAGACGCCACACACAAATAGAAACTTTCAAAGGAACATTTTTATGTCAGGGGGCCTCCAAGGTAACGGTATGAGTAGGTATCTCCTGCCTCATGAGCATTTGATACGCACCACGGACTGTAAAGCTATCACATGAATTTCTTTGCCAAAGCCATACATCGAAAGTTGATTCCTGCAAGGTAACGTTAGAAAGCAAGTACCTAATCTCCACCACTAAATCCTCGTCCCAAGCTAACAAACGACGTCTCCACCTCCACGCCTCCCCATCTTCACCCCAACCTAAGGCGTGCATTGCGTCCACCGTCAGATTTTGATGAATCGATAAATCAAACAACCGCCTATACCTCTCCACAAGAGTACCAAAGATTTTGATCATAAATTAAGTCTCATTTCCAAAATTGAcacaaaacatcttatatattgaaaatcaaaacatgctAAAGTTATATATTAAGATGTTACACTTTTTTGTTATTATGATGGTATTGCAATTTTATTTGATGCAATAGTTTGTCgcaaatattttatgatgaagctttatatttgatattatcatttattattttgtgacactaaaatatagtgaaaataGATTACAcgattttttaagaaaataaaaaacttatgtaatttttatggaaaaaaaaaatacaatgacttatcatttagtcatttaatattaacaacaaaaaaagaaaactaatttGGATAATTCACTACACAacccaaacaaaaaattaatgggTTTGCCAAATCTAGTTcatcagtttttttttgtgttagaCGGGGTTTGAatccagaccttgcatattttatgcattgtttttACCAATCgaattaagctcacgaggactagTTCACAgtttaattgatgattatttacctcatcaaaataaaagtaCCATATATGTTCGGGTATTGAGTTTggccaaatcaaaccaaacagaCCATGTACACTCTAAGTTATTCCgatcttaaatataaacaaaaataataaaaaaaaaaatccgatcttaaatataaaaaaaatagaggtaTCTCtagttaaaaaattgaatgagatATCGTTTATATTAGAGCCGGGGAAGatgatttatttgaaaaaaacgaAAACACAAATCCGTGTTCGGAGACGAAAATTGAACAACAGCAGCTGCAGCTGCAGCACAAACTTCTTCAGCTCCACCTTGTAATAATCTTCTCTTACCCTTCTTATACTTCTCAAATTATTTTCTCtatatttctttatatatttatcttcttctgggttgttttgttttgttttgtactCTTCTTTAATTTCATTGTCTTTCATTCTATTAATTAACTtcagaataaaaataaatacttttcAGCTCCACGttacttttaatttgattaaagaTTATCAATTTTAAAGACTATGTTGAAGTATATAAATTATTTGCTACCTGGAATTTTGTTGGATATCCTGAATATATAAGAAATGACATGTCATTAAATGATTAGATGTCGGGTACCGTAGAACAAACTTTAGAGTACAGTAGTGGCGGCGGCGGCGGTTTTAACCATGTCACGAATCATAATTCTTAATATTATGGAAAATAAGGTCAAATGTGATTGATGCGGCCTCAATTATGGTTTCGACAACTTAAAACCCTAATATTGTGGCCCCGATTGCAGTTGCAGACCTTTATTTAAAACCCTGCGTGACGTCTTTAGCGGTAAAAATTGGTGATTTACtcactaaaaatattttgtcacAGTACCCTCAAGCCTATGTTCATGAAATGTTTGTTGAAAGTCCAAAGTAAGTAAGTAGGTACCTTTGTTTGTTTCAGATTCCATTTGTGTAGACACTTACTTGAATTCTGCTGGCATAGATGGGTTTCGTTGTGACTCTGAGTTTATCAACAACAGTGCGAAATGAGGCCACAAGTTTTAATGGTTTGTCACCATATCAACCCCGTGGTACAC
Above is a genomic segment from Medicago truncatula cultivar Jemalong A17 chromosome 5, MtrunA17r5.0-ANR, whole genome shotgun sequence containing:
- the LOC11431400 gene encoding uncharacterized protein, with translation MWHLLRNLNNTRKSSKVADENMFQQGNNIVEVQIFGHERRRRSQHGWGNIVFSILQAPISILSCVSHPQVNGSDGAWVSGGEFSQISEMNHLMVNDSMRYAILM